The Roseofilum capinflatum BLCC-M114 genome window below encodes:
- a CDS encoding glycosyltransferase: MTSLIYSHFIPERQLNLQSPLTLACDRVSVVIPVKDNQPGIDRFLFYFFDSHSPENYPCEILIIDNNSSIPLVIKEEFRHFSLPIKLFQCPAIGPASARNLGIQQAQGEWILFTDSDCIPTASFLTGYQTMLNGAVGYAGNVKPLHHDRLSAYYNSQEILIPPSVQDQLGDLRPHYLITANTLIWKPALAEIGGFDGQIQIAAGEDIDLGFRLSEVGQLSYALPSVVYHDFGQGLSAFVRRFKRYGKGNRLVGVKHEVDLKPRRFAPVEKNGFNWFLSTLQYGALMWGYWD, from the coding sequence TTCAGTCTCCCTTAACTTTAGCCTGCGATCGCGTTTCCGTAGTCATTCCCGTCAAAGATAATCAACCCGGAATCGATCGCTTTCTGTTCTATTTTTTCGATTCCCATTCCCCAGAAAATTATCCTTGTGAAATTCTGATTATTGATAACAATTCTTCCATTCCCCTTGTCATTAAAGAAGAGTTTCGTCACTTTAGCTTACCGATTAAACTTTTTCAATGTCCAGCGATCGGCCCAGCCAGTGCCAGAAATTTAGGCATTCAACAGGCTCAAGGAGAATGGATTTTATTCACAGATAGTGATTGTATTCCCACCGCCAGCTTTTTAACTGGTTACCAAACGATGCTCAATGGTGCAGTGGGTTATGCCGGTAATGTTAAACCCTTGCACCACGATCGACTCTCTGCTTATTATAACTCTCAAGAAATTCTGATTCCCCCTTCAGTCCAGGATCAATTGGGGGATCTGCGTCCCCATTATCTGATTACTGCCAATACTCTCATCTGGAAACCTGCTCTAGCAGAAATTGGAGGATTTGATGGACAGATTCAAATTGCCGCCGGTGAGGACATTGATTTGGGGTTTCGACTTTCTGAAGTGGGTCAATTATCCTATGCTTTACCCTCAGTGGTTTATCATGATTTTGGTCAAGGTTTATCCGCGTTTGTTCGCCGATTTAAGCGATATGGAAAAGGGAATCGGTTGGTGGGAGTGAAGCATGAAGTGGACTTGAAACCACGACGGTTTGCACCGGTTGAAAAAAATGGTTTCAATTGGTTCCTGTCCACTCTTCAATATGGGGCTTTAATGTGGGGATATTGGGATTAA